The Methylobacterium currus genome contains a region encoding:
- a CDS encoding methyl-accepting chemotaxis protein, translated as MFRKQRENVSDATLAAFDKSLAIIEFDLDGTVIKANANFLNLLNYRLDEIVGQHHRMFVDPEAAAAPDYAEFWTKLRAGQFFADEFLRFGKNRKRIWLEATYNPILDAAGKPIKVVKLAADITKKKNEISRLLTMIEGMPVAVMTADPHNEFRIDYMNGASRRTLGPLAQYLPVSTDLMVGTSIDVFHKNPAHQRRMLADASRLPHRTKIRLGPETLDLQVSAIMGPDGTYLGPMLTWAVVTAQVNMASDVSQVVNAMGAAVEEMQRSAAGLGHSADEARDRAATVAAGSEEMTASIQEIAGQVGRVSERAQQIAAQAEATDATVRTLSNKAREVDSVVGMISTIADQTNLLALNATIEAARAGAAGRGFAVVAAEVKELAGQTAKATGEITQRIGDIQGATSEAVAAIATINNAVAELSRLTLAIASAVEQQAASTQEVSTNIVAVSNAASATGRIAETVRMVSESLAGHSGGLTGSVEKFLKAG; from the coding sequence ATGTTTCGGAAACAGCGTGAGAATGTGTCGGATGCAACATTGGCCGCCTTCGACAAGTCCCTTGCCATCATCGAATTCGATCTCGACGGCACCGTGATCAAGGCCAATGCCAACTTCCTGAATCTTCTCAACTATCGTCTCGATGAGATCGTCGGCCAGCATCACCGGATGTTCGTCGATCCGGAGGCCGCCGCGGCGCCGGACTATGCGGAGTTCTGGACCAAGCTGCGCGCGGGGCAGTTCTTCGCCGACGAGTTCCTGCGCTTCGGCAAGAACCGCAAGCGCATCTGGCTCGAGGCGACCTACAACCCGATCCTCGACGCCGCGGGCAAGCCCATCAAGGTGGTGAAGCTTGCGGCGGACATCACCAAGAAGAAGAACGAGATCAGCCGTCTCCTGACGATGATCGAGGGGATGCCGGTGGCGGTGATGACCGCCGATCCGCACAACGAGTTCCGCATCGACTACATGAACGGCGCGTCGCGCCGCACCCTCGGCCCGCTGGCGCAGTACCTGCCGGTCTCGACGGACCTGATGGTCGGGACCTCGATCGACGTCTTCCACAAGAACCCCGCGCATCAGCGCCGGATGCTGGCCGATGCGAGCCGGCTGCCGCACCGGACCAAGATCAGGCTCGGTCCGGAGACGCTCGACCTCCAGGTCTCGGCGATCATGGGGCCGGACGGCACCTATCTCGGGCCGATGCTGACCTGGGCGGTGGTGACCGCGCAGGTGAACATGGCCTCCGACGTGTCGCAGGTGGTCAACGCCATGGGCGCGGCCGTGGAGGAGATGCAGCGCTCCGCCGCCGGCCTCGGCCATTCGGCCGATGAGGCCCGCGATCGCGCCGCCACGGTGGCAGCGGGGTCCGAGGAGATGACGGCCTCGATCCAGGAGATCGCCGGCCAGGTCGGGCGCGTCTCCGAGCGCGCCCAGCAGATCGCCGCCCAGGCCGAGGCGACCGACGCCACGGTGCGCACCCTCTCGAACAAGGCCCGCGAGGTCGATTCGGTCGTCGGCATGATCTCGACCATCGCCGACCAGACCAACCTGCTGGCGCTGAACGCCACGATCGAGGCGGCGCGGGCGGGCGCGGCGGGCCGCGGCTTCGCGGTCGTCGCGGCGGAAGTCAAGGAACTCGCCGGCCAGACCGCCAAGGCCACCGGCGAGATCACCCAGCGCATCGGCGACATCCAGGGCGCGACCAGCGAGGCGGTGGCGGCGATCGCCACCATCAACAATGCGGTGGCGGAGCTGTCGCGGCTGACGCTCGCCATCGCCAGCGCCGTCGAGCAGCAGGCGGCCTCGACGCAGGAAGTCTCGACCAACATCGTGGCGGTCTCGAACGCCGCGAGCGCCACCGGCCGGATCGCCGAGACCGTCCGGATGGTGTCGGAGAGCCTCGCCGGCCATTCTGGCGGCCTCACGGGCAGCGTCGAGAAGTTCCTGAAGGCCGGCTGA
- a CDS encoding acyl-CoA carboxylase subunit beta translates to MKDILERLDQRRAQARVGGGESRVAAQHKRGKLTARERIELLLDSGSFEEFDMFVQHRSIDFGMEKQKIPGDGVITGWGTINGRAVFVFSKDFTVFGGSLSEAHAQKIIKVQDMALKMRAPIIGLFDAGGARIQEGVAALGGYGEVFKRNVTASGVIPQISVIMGPCAGGDVYSPAMTDFIFMVRDTSYMFVTGPDVVKTVTNEVVTAEELGGAKVHTSKSSIADGSYENDVEALLQIRRLMDFLPANNQAGVPEIESFDDAARLDRSLDTLIPDNPNKPYDMGELIRRVVDEGDFFEIQAAYARNIITGFGRIEGRTVGFVANQPMVLAGVLDSDASRKAARFVRFCDAFSIPIVTFVDVPGFLPGTAQEYGGLIKHGAKLLFAYSQATVPLVTVITRKAFGGAYDVMASKHVGGDVNYAWPTAQIAVMGAKGAVEIIFRQDLGDPDKIAARTAEYEERFMSPFVAAERGYIDEVIMPHSTRRRIARALAMLRTKESEQPWKKHDNIPL, encoded by the coding sequence ATGAAGGACATCCTCGAACGGCTCGACCAGCGGCGCGCGCAGGCCCGGGTCGGCGGCGGCGAGAGCCGGGTGGCGGCGCAGCACAAGCGCGGCAAGCTCACGGCGCGCGAGCGCATCGAGCTCCTCCTCGACTCCGGGTCGTTCGAGGAGTTCGACATGTTCGTCCAGCACCGCTCGATCGATTTCGGGATGGAGAAGCAGAAGATCCCGGGCGATGGCGTCATCACCGGCTGGGGCACCATCAACGGCCGCGCCGTCTTCGTGTTCTCCAAGGACTTCACGGTCTTCGGCGGCTCGCTCTCCGAGGCGCACGCCCAGAAGATCATCAAGGTCCAGGACATGGCGCTCAAGATGCGCGCCCCGATCATCGGCCTGTTCGATGCCGGCGGCGCCCGCATCCAGGAGGGCGTCGCCGCGCTCGGCGGCTACGGCGAGGTCTTCAAGCGCAACGTCACCGCCTCGGGGGTGATCCCGCAGATCTCGGTCATCATGGGCCCCTGCGCAGGCGGCGACGTCTACTCGCCGGCGATGACCGACTTCATCTTCATGGTGCGCGACACGAGCTACATGTTCGTGACCGGGCCCGACGTGGTCAAGACCGTGACCAACGAGGTGGTCACGGCCGAGGAACTGGGCGGCGCCAAGGTCCACACCTCGAAATCCTCGATCGCCGACGGCTCCTACGAGAACGACGTCGAGGCGCTGCTGCAGATCCGGCGCCTGATGGATTTCCTGCCGGCCAACAACCAGGCCGGCGTGCCGGAGATCGAGAGCTTCGACGATGCCGCCCGCCTCGACCGCAGCCTCGACACCCTGATCCCCGACAACCCGAACAAGCCCTACGACATGGGCGAGCTGATCCGGCGGGTCGTCGACGAGGGCGACTTCTTCGAGATCCAGGCGGCGTATGCCCGCAACATCATCACGGGCTTCGGGCGCATCGAGGGCCGCACGGTCGGCTTCGTCGCCAACCAGCCGATGGTGCTGGCCGGCGTGCTCGACTCGGACGCCTCGCGCAAGGCCGCCCGCTTCGTGCGCTTCTGCGACGCGTTCTCGATCCCGATCGTCACTTTCGTCGACGTGCCGGGCTTCCTGCCCGGCACCGCGCAGGAATATGGCGGGCTGATCAAGCACGGCGCCAAGCTGCTCTTCGCCTACAGCCAGGCGACGGTGCCGCTCGTCACGGTCATCACCCGCAAGGCCTTCGGCGGCGCCTACGACGTGATGGCCTCGAAGCATGTCGGCGGCGACGTGAACTACGCCTGGCCCACCGCCCAGATCGCCGTGATGGGTGCCAAGGGCGCGGTCGAGATCATCTTCCGCCAGGATCTCGGCGATCCGGACAAGATCGCGGCGCGCACGGCCGAGTACGAGGAGCGATTCATGTCGCCCTTCGTGGCGGCCGAGCGCGGCTACATCGACGAGGTGATCATGCCGCACTCGACGCGGCGGCGCATCGCCCGGGCGCTCGCCATGCTGCGCACCAAGGAGAGCGAGCAGCCCTGGAAGAAGCACGACAACATCCCGCTCTGA
- the rfbA gene encoding glucose-1-phosphate thymidylyltransferase RfbA translates to MKGIVLAGGSGTRLHPATLAINKQLLPVYDKPMIYYPVSVLMLAGIRDILLISSPEHIDNYKRLFGTGEQFGVKISYALQPKPEGLAQAFIIGREFVGDDSVALVLGDNLFFGAGMRQLLAKARARETGATVFAYHVDQPEAYGVVTLDKQGRATKLVEKPKNPESPWAVTGLYFYDNQVLDIAAAVKPSPRGELEITDVNQAYLDRGQLHVECMSRGYAWLDTGTHDNLLEAGEFVRVIQHRQGMQVACLEEIAYLQGFITREQVVARGQLFAKTNYGQSLLRLAREEEPGQGLL, encoded by the coding sequence ATGAAGGGCATCGTGCTCGCCGGCGGATCCGGCACGCGGCTGCACCCGGCGACGCTGGCGATCAACAAGCAGCTGCTGCCGGTCTACGACAAGCCGATGATCTATTATCCGGTCTCGGTGCTGATGCTGGCCGGCATCCGCGACATCCTGCTGATCTCGTCGCCGGAGCACATCGACAACTACAAGCGCCTGTTCGGCACCGGCGAGCAGTTCGGCGTCAAAATTTCCTACGCGCTGCAGCCGAAGCCCGAGGGCCTGGCCCAGGCCTTCATCATCGGCCGCGAATTCGTCGGCGACGACTCGGTCGCGCTGGTGCTCGGCGACAACCTGTTCTTCGGGGCCGGCATGCGCCAGCTCCTGGCCAAGGCCCGCGCGCGCGAGACCGGCGCCACGGTCTTCGCCTACCACGTCGACCAGCCCGAGGCCTACGGCGTCGTCACCCTCGACAAGCAGGGCCGCGCCACCAAGCTCGTCGAGAAGCCGAAGAACCCGGAATCGCCCTGGGCGGTGACCGGCCTCTACTTCTACGACAACCAGGTACTGGACATCGCGGCGGCGGTGAAGCCCTCGCCCCGCGGCGAGCTTGAGATCACCGACGTCAACCAGGCCTATCTCGATCGCGGCCAGCTCCACGTCGAGTGCATGTCCCGCGGCTATGCCTGGCTCGATACGGGGACCCACGACAACCTGCTCGAGGCCGGCGAGTTCGTCCGCGTCATCCAGCACCGCCAGGGCATGCAGGTCGCCTGCCTGGAGGAGATCGCCTACCTTCAGGGCTTCATCACCCGCGAGCAGGTGGTGGCCCGCGGCCAGCTCTTCGCCAAGACCAATTACGGCCAGAGCCTGCTGCGCCTCGCCCGCGAGGAGGAGCCGGGTCAAGGTCTGCTCTGA
- the rfbD gene encoding dTDP-4-dehydrorhamnose reductase, whose protein sequence is MTREILVLGGGGQVGTELQRRSWGEGVVIHAPTRDALDITDEAAVARAIAERPFAAVINTAAYTAVDKAESDVAAAWRLNALSAAYLAAETAKAGIPLVHVSTDYVFDGSGKGAYATDAPVHPVSVYGASKAAGEMAVRTGNPRHAVVRTAWVVSPHRANFVKTMLRLAGERDRLTVVDDQRGCPTSAGDLAAALVAIALRLAADRDAPAGTYHCVNAGATTWYDFARAIMAGAAARGARAVPVEPIPSTAFKTPVTRPANSELSTETLTAAFGLTPRPWQEALDDILDQLIGPAANQA, encoded by the coding sequence ATGACGCGGGAGATCCTCGTCCTCGGCGGCGGCGGCCAGGTCGGCACCGAATTGCAGCGGCGATCCTGGGGCGAGGGCGTGGTCATCCACGCTCCCACCCGGGACGCCCTCGACATCACCGACGAGGCCGCGGTCGCCCGCGCGATCGCCGAACGGCCCTTCGCGGCGGTGATCAACACCGCCGCCTATACGGCGGTCGACAAGGCCGAGAGCGACGTGGCCGCCGCCTGGCGGCTCAACGCGCTCAGCGCCGCCTACCTGGCGGCGGAGACCGCGAAGGCCGGTATCCCGCTCGTCCACGTCTCGACCGACTACGTCTTCGACGGCTCGGGCAAGGGCGCCTACGCCACCGACGCCCCGGTGCACCCGGTGAGCGTCTACGGCGCCAGCAAGGCGGCCGGCGAGATGGCGGTGCGCACCGGCAATCCGCGCCACGCCGTGGTGCGCACGGCCTGGGTGGTGAGCCCGCACCGGGCGAACTTCGTCAAGACGATGCTGCGGCTCGCGGGTGAACGCGACAGGCTGACGGTGGTCGACGACCAGCGCGGCTGCCCGACCTCCGCGGGCGACCTCGCGGCGGCGCTCGTCGCCATCGCGCTGCGCCTCGCCGCGGACAGGGACGCACCCGCCGGCACCTATCACTGCGTCAATGCCGGGGCGACGACCTGGTACGACTTTGCGCGGGCCATCATGGCGGGCGCGGCCGCCCGCGGCGCCCGCGCGGTGCCGGTCGAGCCGATCCCGAGCACGGCCTTCAAGACCCCGGTCACCCGTCCCGCCAATTCCGAGCTCTCGACCGAGACGCTGACCGCCGCCTTCGGCCTCACGCCCCGCCCGTGGCAGGAAGCCCTCGACGACATCCTGGACCAGCTGATCGGTCCCGCTGCGAACCAAGCCTGA
- the rfbB gene encoding dTDP-glucose 4,6-dehydratase, with translation MRILVTGGCGFIGSALVLHLVQDLGHEVLTLDALTYAANPISLMPLKGNNRHRFAEADICDHETVSGLFAEFRPQAVMHLAAESHVDRSITGPGAFIRTNVVGTQVMLEAARAYYNTLEGAERDAFRFLHVSTDEVYGSLPPGGFFTEESRYDPRSPYSASKAASDHLARAWHETYGLPVLVTNCSNNYGPRHFPEKLIPLMILNALEGKNLPVYGDGQNERDWIHVEDHARGLVAVLEKGRIGETYLLGGRSVRNNLDVVKTLCAIFDRLRPEAGPHERLIQFVTDRPGHDRRYAIDPGKAEAEVGYTPSRTFEQALEDTVRWYLDNESWWRPIREGRYSGERLGLTAE, from the coding sequence ATGCGCATTCTCGTCACGGGCGGCTGCGGCTTCATCGGCTCGGCCCTGGTCCTGCACCTCGTCCAAGACCTCGGCCACGAGGTCCTCACCCTCGACGCCCTGACCTACGCGGCGAACCCGATCTCGCTGATGCCGCTCAAGGGCAACAACCGGCACCGCTTCGCCGAAGCCGACATCTGCGACCACGAGACGGTCTCCGGCCTCTTCGCCGAGTTCCGCCCGCAAGCGGTGATGCATCTCGCCGCCGAGAGCCATGTCGACCGCTCGATCACCGGGCCGGGCGCCTTCATCCGCACCAACGTGGTCGGCACCCAGGTGATGCTGGAGGCGGCCCGCGCCTACTACAACACCCTCGAGGGTGCGGAGCGCGACGCCTTCCGCTTCCTCCACGTCTCGACCGACGAGGTCTACGGCTCGCTGCCGCCCGGCGGCTTCTTCACCGAGGAGAGCCGCTACGACCCGCGCTCGCCCTACTCGGCCTCGAAGGCGGCCTCCGACCACCTGGCCCGCGCCTGGCACGAGACCTACGGCCTGCCGGTGCTGGTGACCAACTGCTCGAACAATTACGGGCCCCGGCACTTCCCCGAGAAGCTGATCCCGCTGATGATCCTCAACGCGCTGGAGGGCAAGAACCTGCCGGTCTACGGCGACGGCCAGAACGAGCGCGACTGGATCCACGTCGAGGACCACGCCCGCGGCCTCGTCGCGGTGCTGGAGAAGGGCCGGATCGGCGAGACCTACCTGCTCGGCGGCCGCTCGGTGCGCAACAACCTCGACGTGGTGAAGACGCTCTGCGCGATCTTCGACCGGCTGCGCCCGGAGGCCGGCCCGCACGAGCGCCTGATCCAGTTCGTCACCGACCGCCCGGGCCACGACCGGCGCTACGCCATCGACCCGGGCAAGGCGGAGGCCGAAGTGGGCTACACGCCGTCCCGCACCTTCGAGCAGGCGCTGGAGGACACCGTGCGCTGGTACCTCGACAACGAGTCGTGGTGGCGCCCGATCCGCGAGGGCCGCTATTCCGGCGAGCGCCTCGGCCTGACGGCGGAGTGA
- the rfbC gene encoding dTDP-4-dehydrorhamnose 3,5-epimerase gives MQVIDQAIPAVKLVIPKRHGDARGWFSETYRADILAAHGIEDHFIQDNQSFSAQQGTVRGLHFQRHPFAQAKLIRVLSGAILDVAVDLRRDQPTYGRHVAARLDAANGHQLYVPIGFGHGFCTLEPDTMVAYKVAGGVYSPEHDGNLLWNDPDLGIDWPVSEAEAQLSAKDKVAPRFADLPPLF, from the coding sequence ATGCAGGTCATCGATCAGGCGATCCCGGCGGTGAAGCTCGTGATCCCGAAGCGGCACGGCGACGCGCGCGGCTGGTTCTCGGAGACCTACCGCGCCGACATCCTGGCCGCCCACGGCATCGAGGACCACTTCATCCAGGACAACCAGTCCTTCTCGGCGCAGCAGGGCACCGTCCGCGGCCTGCACTTCCAGCGCCACCCCTTCGCCCAGGCCAAGCTGATCCGGGTTCTCTCCGGCGCGATCCTCGACGTCGCGGTGGACCTGCGCCGGGACCAGCCCACCTACGGCCGGCACGTCGCCGCCCGCCTCGACGCCGCGAACGGCCATCAGCTCTACGTCCCGATCGGGTTCGGCCACGGCTTCTGCACCCTCGAGCCGGACACGATGGTGGCCTACAAGGTCGCCGGCGGCGTCTACAGCCCGGAGCATGACGGCAACCTGCTCTGGAACGACCCCGATCTTGGCATCGACTGGCCGGTGAGCGAGGCCGAGGCCCAGCTCTCGGCCAAGGACAAGGTCGCGCCCCGCTTCGCGGACCTCCCGCCGCTGTTCTGA
- the alaS gene encoding alanine--tRNA ligase — protein sequence MSGVNEIRSTFLDYFAKHGHEAVPSSPLVPRNDPTLMFTNAGMVQFKNVFTGVEKRPYQRAVTAQKCVRAGGKHNDLDNVGYTARHHTFFEMLGNFSFGDYFKPLAIELAWNLVTKEFGLSPEKLLVTVYADDEDAATLWRKIAGFSDDRIIRINTSDNFWQMGDTGPCGPCSEIFIDQGPELWGGPPGSPEEDGDRFLEFWNLVFMQYEQIEPGNRVGLPRPSIDTGMGLERMAAILQGVKSNYDTDLFRSLIDAVAHQVGRAPEGKQTASYRVIADHLRASSFLVADGVLPSNEGRGYVLRRIMRRAMRHAQLLGARDPMMYRLVPTLVREMGQAYPELARAESLIAETLRLEETRFRRTLERGLSILDAETRDLSEGQSLSGETAFTLYDTYGFPLDLTQDALKSRGIAVDTEGFSAAMERQRAAARAAWVGSGEAATETLWYALRERTGATEFLGYDTEEAEAVVTAIVRGGAEVEAIKAGEEGLLVVTQTPFYGESGGQVGDTGTVTGQSSNGSGLKARVTATEKKLGDLFVHHVAVEEGSLSLGQPVELKVDHARRSAIRANHSATHLLHEALRQVLGDHVAQKGSLVAPERLRFDISHPKPIEADELAQVEEIANRVLLQNEPVVTKLMAVDDAIASGARALFGEKYGEEVRVVSMGRDSAADGRAKTFSVELCGGTHVARTGDIGVVTILAESAVGAGVRRIEAMTGDTARRHLAGESRQLAALAGLLKVPVAEAPERLAALLDERRRMERELSDARRKLAMGGGGSGSADDGVREVAGVKLMARVVQGVEMRDLKSLADEGKKRLGSGIVAIVGVAPDGKAGLVVGVTEDLTGQFDAVALVRAGSERLGGKGGGGRRDMAQAGGPDGAAAEVALEAITAALAAA from the coding sequence ATGAGTGGCGTCAACGAGATCCGGTCCACCTTCCTGGACTACTTCGCCAAGCACGGCCACGAAGCGGTGCCGTCCTCGCCGCTGGTGCCGCGCAACGACCCGACGTTGATGTTCACCAACGCCGGCATGGTGCAGTTCAAGAACGTCTTCACCGGCGTCGAGAAGCGGCCTTACCAGCGCGCCGTCACGGCCCAGAAATGCGTCCGCGCCGGCGGCAAGCACAACGATCTCGACAATGTCGGGTACACCGCGCGCCACCACACCTTCTTCGAGATGCTGGGCAACTTCTCGTTCGGCGACTACTTCAAGCCGCTCGCCATCGAGCTGGCCTGGAACCTCGTCACGAAGGAGTTCGGGCTCTCGCCCGAGAAGCTGCTGGTCACGGTCTATGCCGACGACGAGGACGCCGCCACCCTGTGGCGCAAGATCGCCGGCTTCTCCGACGACCGCATCATCCGCATCAACACCTCCGACAATTTCTGGCAGATGGGCGATACCGGCCCCTGCGGCCCGTGCTCGGAGATCTTCATCGACCAGGGTCCGGAGCTGTGGGGCGGGCCGCCCGGCAGCCCGGAGGAGGACGGCGACCGCTTCCTCGAATTCTGGAACCTCGTGTTCATGCAATACGAGCAGATCGAGCCGGGCAACCGGGTCGGCCTGCCGCGGCCCTCGATCGATACCGGCATGGGCCTCGAGCGCATGGCGGCGATCCTCCAGGGCGTGAAGAGCAACTACGACACCGACCTGTTCCGCAGCCTGATCGATGCCGTGGCGCATCAGGTCGGGCGGGCGCCGGAGGGCAAGCAGACGGCGTCCTACCGGGTGATCGCCGACCACCTGCGCGCGTCGTCCTTCCTCGTCGCCGACGGGGTGCTGCCGAGCAACGAGGGCCGCGGCTACGTGCTGCGCCGGATCATGCGCCGGGCCATGCGCCACGCCCAGCTGCTCGGCGCCCGCGACCCGATGATGTACCGGCTGGTGCCGACGCTCGTGCGGGAGATGGGCCAGGCCTATCCCGAGCTGGCGCGGGCCGAGAGCCTGATCGCCGAGACCCTGCGCCTGGAGGAGACCCGCTTCCGCCGCACGCTGGAGCGCGGCCTGTCGATCCTCGACGCCGAGACCCGCGACCTCTCTGAAGGCCAGAGCCTGTCGGGCGAGACCGCCTTCACGCTCTACGACACCTACGGCTTCCCCCTCGACCTGACCCAGGACGCGCTGAAGTCCCGCGGCATCGCCGTCGACACGGAGGGCTTCTCGGCCGCGATGGAGCGCCAGCGCGCGGCCGCCCGCGCCGCTTGGGTCGGCTCGGGCGAGGCCGCTACCGAGACCCTGTGGTACGCCTTGCGCGAGCGCACCGGCGCCACCGAGTTCCTCGGCTACGACACCGAGGAGGCCGAGGCCGTCGTCACCGCGATCGTGCGGGGCGGCGCCGAGGTCGAGGCGATCAAGGCCGGCGAGGAAGGCCTGCTCGTCGTCACCCAGACGCCGTTCTACGGCGAGTCCGGCGGCCAGGTCGGCGATACCGGCACGGTGACGGGCCAATCCTCCAATGGCTCTGGCCTCAAGGCCCGTGTGACCGCGACCGAGAAGAAGCTCGGCGACCTCTTCGTCCATCACGTCGCGGTGGAGGAGGGATCTTTGAGCCTCGGCCAGCCGGTCGAGCTGAAGGTCGATCATGCGCGCCGCTCGGCGATCCGCGCCAACCACTCCGCCACCCACCTGCTGCACGAGGCCCTGCGCCAGGTGCTCGGCGACCACGTCGCCCAGAAGGGCTCGCTGGTCGCGCCCGAGCGCCTGCGCTTCGACATCAGCCACCCGAAGCCGATCGAGGCCGACGAGCTGGCCCAGGTCGAGGAGATCGCCAACCGGGTGCTGCTCCAGAACGAGCCGGTGGTGACGAAGCTGATGGCGGTCGACGATGCCATCGCGTCGGGCGCCCGCGCCCTGTTCGGCGAGAAGTACGGCGAGGAGGTGCGGGTGGTCTCGATGGGCCGCGACAGCGCCGCCGATGGCCGGGCCAAGACCTTCTCGGTCGAGCTCTGCGGCGGCACCCACGTCGCGCGCACCGGCGATATCGGCGTGGTGACGATCCTCGCCGAGAGCGCGGTCGGCGCCGGCGTGCGCCGGATCGAGGCGATGACGGGCGACACCGCCCGCCGCCACCTCGCCGGCGAGAGCCGTCAGCTCGCCGCGCTCGCGGGCCTGCTCAAGGTGCCGGTCGCCGAGGCGCCCGAGCGCCTGGCCGCCCTCCTCGACGAGCGTCGCCGAATGGAGCGCGAACTCTCCGATGCGCGCCGCAAGCTCGCCATGGGCGGGGGCGGCAGCGGGTCGGCCGACGACGGCGTGCGCGAGGTCGCGGGCGTCAAGCTGATGGCACGGGTCGTGCAAGGGGTCGAGATGCGCGACCTCAAGAGCCTGGCCGACGAGGGCAAGAAGCGGCTCGGCTCCGGGATCGTGGCGATCGTCGGCGTGGCGCCGGACGGCAAGGCCGGCCTCGTCGTCGGCGTGACCGAGGATCTGACCGGCCAGTTCGATGCCGTCGCCCTGGTGCGGGCGGGATCGGAGCGGCTCGGCGGCAAGGGCGGCGGCGGGCGCCGCGACATGGCCCAGGCCGGCGGTCCCGACGGCGCGGCGGCCGAGGTCGCCCTGGAGGCGATCACGGCCGCCCTCGCGGCGGCCTGA
- a CDS encoding MAPEG family protein has protein sequence MTEDIRLLAFSAALGFVHIVAASAAGLGQRGGLAWAAGNRESEGEVTGAAARLQRASKNFFETFPLFAALVLAAAVSGRQGGAVAWGAQLYFWARLLYLPIYGFGIPWIRTPVWGVAIVGIGFVFAGLFGWAGPGL, from the coding sequence ATGACCGAAGACATCCGCCTTCTCGCCTTCTCGGCCGCCCTCGGCTTCGTCCACATCGTCGCCGCCTCCGCCGCCGGGCTCGGCCAGCGCGGCGGGCTGGCCTGGGCGGCAGGCAACCGCGAGAGCGAGGGCGAGGTCACCGGCGCCGCCGCCCGGCTGCAGCGCGCCTCCAAGAACTTCTTCGAGACCTTCCCGCTCTTCGCCGCCCTGGTCCTGGCGGCGGCGGTCTCGGGCCGGCAGGGCGGCGCGGTGGCGTGGGGAGCCCAGCTCTATTTCTGGGCCCGGCTCCTCTACCTGCCGATCTATGGCTTCGGCATCCCGTGGATCCGCACGCCCGTCTGGGGCGTGGCGATCGTCGGCATCGGCTTCGTGTTCGCCGGGCTGTTCGGCTGGGCCGGGCCGGGACTGTAA
- the recA gene encoding recombinase RecA, protein MAQPQMRLVENPTMDKDKSKAIDAALAQIERAFGKGSIMRLGKGDKVQEVEVVSTGSLGLDIALGVGGLPRGRVIEIYGPESSGKTTLALHTIAEAQKKGGVCAFVDAEHALDPVYARKLGVNLDDLLISQPDTGEQALEITDTLVRSGAIDVLVVDSVAALTPRAEIEGEMGDQQPGLQARLMSQALRKLTGSISRSNCMVIFINQIRMKIGVMYGSPETTTGGNALKFYASVRLDIRRISTLKDRDQPIGNSVRVKVVKNKVAPPFKQVEFDIMFGEGVSKVGELIDLGVKAGIVEKSGAWFSYDSQRLGQGRENSKGFLRDNPDIANKIEASIRQNSGLVADRILENATPTADDLDEGSA, encoded by the coding sequence ATGGCTCAGCCCCAGATGCGACTGGTGGAAAACCCGACCATGGACAAAGACAAGTCGAAGGCGATCGACGCCGCCCTCGCCCAGATCGAGCGCGCCTTCGGCAAGGGCTCGATCATGCGCCTCGGCAAGGGCGACAAGGTGCAGGAGGTCGAGGTCGTCTCGACCGGGTCGCTGGGCCTCGACATCGCGCTCGGCGTCGGCGGCCTGCCGCGCGGGCGCGTGATCGAGATCTACGGGCCGGAATCCTCCGGCAAGACCACGCTTGCCCTCCACACCATCGCCGAGGCCCAGAAGAAGGGCGGCGTCTGCGCCTTCGTGGATGCCGAGCACGCCCTCGATCCGGTCTATGCCCGCAAGCTCGGCGTCAACCTCGACGATCTGCTGATCTCGCAGCCCGATACCGGCGAGCAGGCCCTCGAGATCACCGACACCCTGGTGCGCTCCGGCGCCATCGACGTGCTGGTGGTCGATTCGGTAGCGGCGCTGACCCCGCGGGCCGAGATCGAGGGCGAGATGGGCGACCAGCAGCCGGGCCTCCAGGCCCGCCTGATGAGCCAGGCCCTGCGCAAGCTCACCGGCTCGATCTCGCGCTCGAACTGCATGGTCATCTTCATCAACCAGATCCGGATGAAGATCGGCGTGATGTATGGCAGCCCCGAGACCACCACGGGCGGCAACGCCCTGAAGTTCTACGCCTCGGTGCGGCTCGATATCCGCCGCATCTCGACCCTCAAGGACCGCGACCAGCCGATCGGCAACAGCGTCCGGGTCAAGGTGGTCAAGAACAAGGTGGCGCCGCCGTTCAAGCAGGTCGAGTTCGACATCATGTTCGGCGAGGGCGTGTCGAAGGTCGGCGAGCTGATCGACCTTGGCGTCAAGGCCGGCATCGTCGAGAAGTCGGGCGCCTGGTTTTCCTACGACAGCCAGCGCCTCGGCCAGGGCCGCGAGAACTCGAAGGGCTTCCTGCGCGACAACCCCGACATCGCCAACAAGATCGAGGCCTCGATCCGGCAGAATTCGGGATTGGTCGCCGACCGGATCCTCGAGAACGCCACGCCGACGGCCGACGATCTCGACGAGGGCAGTGCCTGA